In Gammaproteobacteria bacterium, a single window of DNA contains:
- a CDS encoding ATP-binding cassette domain-containing protein: MSGTSNHIMTVNNLSIKYTNKRGWSTVFEHIALDDISFHINQSEVLGVIGRNGCGKSTLLRVLAGIVPASTGIVHCNPNITRSLLTLGLGFRQELSGRDNALISSMLQGVNKKVALQKMDEMHEFTELGEFFDQPVRTYSAGMRARLGFALAIINSVDVLFIDEVLSVGDAKFRAKAEQVMTNKLNSGQTVVFVSHNIAQVNKICDRIIWIRDGKIYRTGAPKEVTEEYREYMAQ; this comes from the coding sequence ATGAGTGGCACATCAAACCACATAATGACTGTCAACAACTTGAGTATCAAATACACCAATAAGAGAGGATGGTCTACTGTATTTGAGCATATTGCTCTTGATGACATATCATTCCATATCAATCAGTCCGAGGTGCTGGGGGTGATTGGACGCAATGGCTGCGGGAAAAGCACACTTCTTCGTGTTCTCGCAGGCATTGTACCTGCCAGCACAGGAATCGTTCACTGTAACCCGAATATCACGCGCTCGTTGTTAACGCTTGGATTGGGATTCCGCCAGGAGCTATCGGGGCGCGATAATGCACTAATTAGCAGCATGTTGCAGGGCGTCAACAAAAAAGTCGCTCTACAGAAAATGGATGAAATGCATGAATTTACCGAATTAGGAGAATTTTTTGATCAGCCAGTACGGACGTATTCTGCCGGAATGCGAGCCAGGCTGGGTTTCGCACTCGCTATAATAAACAGCGTAGACGTATTGTTTATAGATGAAGTGCTTAGTGTGGGTGATGCGAAATTCCGGGCAAAAGCAGAACAGGTTATGACCAACAAGCTGAATTCCGGTCAAACAGTGGTTTTCGTCTCCCATAATATTGCCCAAGTTAATAAGATTTGTGATCGCATAATATGGATTCGCGATGGGAAAATATATCGCACAGGTGCACCAAAAGAGGTGACAGAAGAATACAGGGAATATATGGCCCAATAA
- a CDS encoding ABC transporter permease, producing the protein MKKIHFFSLVDLQARMALKAEASRLYLSYLWWVIEPLLYVAVFYLVFNIFLRSGREDFLVFLIVGKIPFLWFSKSVTLASNSIVENRGLISQIDLPKTLFPYVSVFGALYKEWVVFLVMLMLVALHGYYPDLSWFWLIPVFVVQFLFILCCALIGAFLVSYVADIRMIISMGMMFLMFTSGIFWDINDIADPNKRALLFLFNPVAFFIDSYRKVLVDHGVIDLEHLLAIGFASLVLLALLHLVFGRYSKQLAARVLAL; encoded by the coding sequence TTGAAAAAAATACATTTCTTCTCATTGGTTGATTTACAGGCGCGAATGGCCCTGAAGGCGGAAGCGTCAAGACTTTACCTTAGTTACTTATGGTGGGTCATTGAGCCGCTTCTTTATGTAGCAGTTTTCTACCTGGTATTTAATATATTTCTCCGATCAGGCAGGGAAGATTTTCTGGTGTTTTTGATTGTTGGTAAAATCCCGTTCTTGTGGTTTTCAAAAAGTGTAACGCTGGCTTCAAACAGCATTGTCGAGAACAGGGGCCTGATTAGCCAGATTGATCTACCGAAAACACTATTTCCATATGTTTCCGTTTTTGGGGCCCTGTACAAGGAGTGGGTAGTGTTTCTGGTCATGCTGATGTTGGTTGCGCTCCATGGATATTACCCTGACTTGAGCTGGTTCTGGCTAATTCCTGTATTTGTTGTTCAGTTTCTCTTTATATTATGTTGCGCCCTGATTGGCGCATTCCTGGTAAGTTACGTGGCTGATATCAGGATGATTATTAGCATGGGTATGATGTTTTTAATGTTCACATCGGGAATTTTCTGGGACATTAACGATATTGCAGATCCAAACAAGCGTGCACTTTTGTTTCTCTTTAACCCTGTGGCTTTCTTTATTGATTCATACAGAAAGGTTCTGGTAGACCATGGTGTAATAGACTTAGAGCACCTGCTGGCGATAGGTTTTGCGTCATTGGTCTTGTTGGCATTGCTGCATTTGGTGTTCGGCAGATACAGCAAGCAACTTGCTGCGCGGGTCTTAGCGTTATGA
- a CDS encoding phosphate ABC transporter substrate-binding protein, producing the protein MNVSCIKQAVVAAVLFPLVLLSSPVTAENGSLTWAGCGISKKAFMGELAKAFEQRTGVKIDLKGGGATRGIREVSNRTRDVGGACRHTLEDPKTMSTNPEERRVRLDPVAWDALVVLVHKSNPVNNITLAQVRDIYDGKISNWKELGGNDAEIQLFVRKGKISGVGRTVRELIFSDYEKEFTSRATVVKSSGPLEKAIEGNAVNGIAISGISSARKRDVKLLQLEGKEPSYENIRNGQYLLYRPLYLVTHLQNRDPDVLRFMEFAHSDEAKDIMRKAGTVPYGDAIDLWLKYLAQVRKAQEQGLKL; encoded by the coding sequence ATGAATGTTTCCTGTATCAAGCAGGCCGTTGTTGCTGCGGTATTGTTCCCGTTAGTTTTATTGTCGTCACCGGTCACAGCGGAAAACGGGTCACTGACCTGGGCCGGCTGCGGTATCTCCAAAAAGGCATTCATGGGCGAATTGGCCAAAGCCTTTGAGCAACGTACCGGGGTAAAAATTGACCTGAAAGGCGGCGGCGCGACCCGGGGTATCCGGGAAGTTTCCAATCGAACCCGTGATGTAGGCGGCGCCTGTCGCCACACCCTGGAAGATCCCAAGACCATGTCCACCAATCCCGAAGAGCGCCGGGTTCGGCTGGATCCCGTGGCGTGGGATGCGTTGGTAGTCCTGGTGCACAAATCCAACCCGGTCAACAATATTACGCTTGCCCAGGTCCGGGATATCTATGATGGCAAGATTAGCAACTGGAAAGAGCTTGGCGGCAATGATGCCGAGATTCAGCTTTTTGTCCGAAAAGGCAAGATTTCCGGTGTTGGCCGCACGGTGCGGGAATTGATTTTCAGTGATTATGAGAAAGAATTCACGAGCCGGGCGACCGTTGTTAAATCATCCGGCCCGCTCGAAAAAGCCATAGAGGGCAATGCGGTCAACGGCATCGCCATCAGCGGCATCAGCAGTGCCCGAAAGCGGGACGTCAAGCTGTTGCAACTGGAAGGCAAGGAGCCCAGCTATGAAAATATCAGGAATGGCCAGTACCTGCTTTACCGGCCGCTGTACCTGGTGACCCACCTGCAGAATCGTGACCCGGACGTACTGCGTTTCATGGAATTCGCCCACAGCGACGAAGCCAAGGACATCATGCGCAAGGCCGGCACCGTCCCGTACGGTGATGCCATCGATCTCTGGCTGAAATATCTCGCCCAGGTGCGCAAGGCCCAGGAGCAGGGGTTGAAGCTGTAA